Below is a genomic region from Candidatus Methanoperedens sp..
GAAATTGCTTTACTTGGCTTTTCTTCTTAAAACTAACCACCAATCTAAGTAAGCAACGGTAAAGTATTCAACTAATTATTTATTGGTTAAATTATGACCCTGATATAGTATTACCAAAATTGGAGAAAACGGAGATACAATATATGAATAGAACAGTAGTTGTATTACTTTTGTTAACATTAGTAATTCTTGTAGGGGCACCGGAAGCTTTTGCACGCCCCCAGTATCTTACAAATCTCACTGCAGTGTATGGAGATGGTTCATGCCGCACCTGCCATGTCATAGCTTCAGGCAGTGGAATGCGCAACTCCAGCGGGATGTTCGGACAGAACAATTCTAACGGAACTTATGTGCCACGCAACACCAGCAGAACACCAGGGATGCGTCGCTCTAACGGAACGTTCGGAATGCGTAACTCAAACAGAACATTGCCGCTTAACTCGTACGGAACTTTATTTGCTAACCAGCCTGACCACGCTGCCGATCCCAGTGCAGCCCTGATGGCTATAGGGCAGCCACCCGCAGCAACGGCAACCCCGGCAGGTTCAGCCGTGACAGGGACTAAAGCGGCTCCAGGATTCGGAATTGTGTTATCCCTGGTCGGATTAATTGCCTGCGTTCTTCTGGCAAGGCGGCGTAATAAATGATGGAAACTATAATGGAACTGAAGGACGTCTGGAAAATCTACAAAATGGGCGAAGTGGAAGTTCCAGCCCTGAGAGGGGTAAGCGTTGAAATAAAGAAAGGAGACTTTGTGGCAATCATAGGCGCTTCAGGAAGCGGCAAGTCAACAATGATGAACCTGATAGGCTGCCTGGACATACCTTCCAGAGGAAGCTTATATCTCCGATCGCAGGACATCAGCACATTAAGCGAATCCGACCTTGCATCATTCAGAGGAAAGACTATCGGTTTTATTTTCCAGCAATACAACCTGATCCAGTCAATGTCTGCTTTTGAGAACGTGATGCTTCCATTGGAATTCTTAGAATATGATGACCAAAAAGCAGCAAAGAGAGCACAGGAAATACTGGCACTGGTAGGGTTGAGTGACAAAATGCATCATCGCCCGACACAGCTTTCCGGGGGTCAGCAGCAGAGAGTGTCTATAGCAAGATGCCTGGCTGGCGACCCAGAGATAATCCTTGCGGATGAACCCACCGGAGCACTCGACAGTGTTACAGGCAGGGAAGTCCTGGATATGCTTCACAGATTGTGGGAAGAGCAGGGAAAAACGATCATAATGGTCACTCACGACCTTAATCTGGCTAAATATGCTCATACAACAATTGAATTGAAAGATGGGCAGATAATGAGAATATCTGAAAATAACGAGGTAAATAAAAAATGAAAAAAATAATGTTTCCAATTTTGATAATACTGGCATTGGCGGCTTACGCTCCTCCAGTCTATGCGGATTTAGCAGGTTCAACAGTACTATCAGTAAGCCTTTCGAACTATGGCCCGAATCCTGCTACTGCAGGAAATCCCGTGGATGTACGTATAGGTATCCAGAATCAGGGCGGTATGAGTACTAACGATCTTAGGATGGAAGTTGAACCTGCGTATCCATTTGAGCTTGTACCCGGTGAAAACGCAGTCCAGGATGTAGGAATAGTTCAAGGCCCTCAGCAGGATGATCCCAATGCAAATACAAGAGTCATACTGTTCCATATGCAGGTAAACAAGGATGCTCCGGCAGGAAGTTATCAACTCAAAGTTAAGTATTATGAGGCAGGTTCAACCGATGTGACCCAGACAATCCTGTCCCTTGATGTGAAGAGCAAAGAAAGCGCAGAAGTGATCCACATTGGCCAGACGATGCTCGTTCCGGGACAGCAAACACCCTTAATATTCACAATCAATAATGTCGGGAATGCACCCCTCCGGGA
It encodes:
- a CDS encoding PGF-CTERM sorting domain-containing protein, which translates into the protein MNRTVVVLLLLTLVILVGAPEAFARPQYLTNLTAVYGDGSCRTCHVIASGSGMRNSSGMFGQNNSNGTYVPRNTSRTPGMRRSNGTFGMRNSNRTLPLNSYGTLFANQPDHAADPSAALMAIGQPPAATATPAGSAVTGTKAAPGFGIVLSLVGLIACVLLARRRNK
- a CDS encoding ABC transporter ATP-binding protein gives rise to the protein MMETIMELKDVWKIYKMGEVEVPALRGVSVEIKKGDFVAIIGASGSGKSTMMNLIGCLDIPSRGSLYLRSQDISTLSESDLASFRGKTIGFIFQQYNLIQSMSAFENVMLPLEFLEYDDQKAAKRAQEILALVGLSDKMHHRPTQLSGGQQQRVSIARCLAGDPEIILADEPTGALDSVTGREVLDMLHRLWEEQGKTIIMVTHDLNLAKYAHTTIELKDGQIMRISENNEVNKK